From the Hyalangium gracile genome, one window contains:
- a CDS encoding CheR family methyltransferase, with translation MMDSGELETLELELLVEAVRRRYGFDLRNHARPLLLRRLRRHLREERLESFSALQGQVLHDAEAMDGLLRALACPPEALFSEPAFFSAFRARVVPVLRTYPSIRVWHAGCGSGEDTYALAILLMEEGLWGRCRLYASDASEGLLADARSGVLALPTEQDVRNYQEAGGRRSLSDYYTRDGDWAVVHPALRDAIFFTQHNLATDGSFNEFQVVLCRDTLLSFNRSLAGRVHERLYESLARFGFLCLGRKESVARTPHAAAYEQLEGTGRVYRRSA, from the coding sequence ATGATGGACAGCGGGGAGCTGGAGACGCTGGAGCTGGAGCTGCTCGTCGAGGCGGTGCGGCGCCGGTACGGCTTCGACTTGCGCAACCACGCCCGGCCGCTGCTCCTGCGGCGGCTGCGGCGGCACCTGCGCGAGGAGCGCCTGGAGAGCTTCTCCGCGCTCCAGGGGCAGGTGCTGCACGACGCGGAGGCCATGGACGGCCTGCTGCGCGCGCTGGCGTGTCCCCCCGAGGCCCTCTTCTCGGAGCCGGCCTTCTTCTCCGCCTTCCGGGCGCGGGTGGTGCCGGTGCTGCGCACCTACCCGTCCATCCGCGTGTGGCACGCCGGCTGCGGCTCCGGGGAGGACACCTACGCCCTGGCCATCCTCTTGATGGAGGAGGGGCTGTGGGGCCGCTGCCGGCTCTATGCCTCGGACGCCAGCGAGGGGCTGCTGGCGGACGCGCGCTCCGGGGTGCTGGCGCTGCCCACAGAGCAGGACGTGCGCAACTACCAGGAGGCCGGGGGCCGGCGCTCGCTCTCGGACTACTACACGCGGGACGGCGACTGGGCGGTGGTGCACCCGGCCCTGCGCGACGCCATCTTCTTCACCCAGCACAACCTGGCGACGGACGGCTCCTTCAACGAGTTCCAGGTCGTCCTCTGCCGCGACACGCTGCTGTCCTTCAACCGCTCGCTGGCCGGTCGCGTGCACGAGCGCCTCTATGAGAGTCTGGCCCGGTTCGGCTTCCTGTGCCTGGGCCGCAAGGAGTCCGTGGCGCGTACGCCCCACGCGGCGGCGTACGAGCAGCTGGAAGGCACGGGCCGCGTCTACCGGAGGTCCGCATGA
- a CDS encoding DUF5985 family protein: protein MAEAVYILCALTSVACAVLLLRGYGRSRSRLLLWSGLCFMALAISNMVLFVDLVVVQGVDLSLLRSSLALLGIATLLYGLIWDAQ from the coding sequence ATGGCTGAGGCGGTCTACATCCTCTGTGCATTGACGAGCGTGGCGTGCGCGGTGCTGCTGCTGCGCGGGTATGGCCGCTCGCGCTCGCGCCTGCTGCTGTGGAGCGGGCTGTGCTTCATGGCCCTGGCCATCAGCAACATGGTGCTCTTCGTGGACCTGGTGGTCGTCCAGGGAGTGGACCTGTCGCTCTTGCGCAGCTCCCTGGCGCTGCTGGGCATCGCCACGCTGCTCTACGGCCTCATCTGGGACGCGCAGTAG
- a CDS encoding chemotaxis protein CheB, with translation MSPLGLLVVGAPRGASAEVEALLASLSPRLSVPVLLALHRGPHDLLAMPLGRRCPLPVLEPDDKEELVGGRVYLAPAGYHLLVDRDSLCLSREPAEHGQRPAIDPLFESAADAYGPAAAGLLFGEHEDGWAGMSALRARGGHVAVVGEGQPVDGVERVPLSEVRNWLARWAHAPRMKVQP, from the coding sequence ATGAGTCCCCTGGGGCTGCTGGTGGTGGGCGCGCCGCGTGGCGCCTCGGCGGAGGTGGAGGCGCTGCTCGCCTCGCTGTCTCCGCGCCTGTCCGTGCCGGTGCTCCTGGCGCTCCACCGCGGCCCGCATGACCTGCTGGCCATGCCGCTGGGGCGCCGCTGTCCGCTGCCCGTCCTCGAGCCGGACGACAAGGAAGAGCTCGTGGGCGGCCGCGTGTACCTGGCCCCCGCGGGCTACCACCTGCTCGTGGACCGCGACAGCCTCTGCCTGTCTCGCGAGCCGGCCGAGCATGGCCAGCGGCCCGCCATCGATCCGCTCTTCGAGTCCGCCGCGGACGCCTACGGGCCGGCCGCCGCGGGCCTGCTCTTCGGCGAGCACGAGGACGGGTGGGCGGGGATGAGCGCGCTGCGCGCTCGTGGCGGGCACGTCGCCGTGGTGGGCGAGGGACAGCCCGTGGATGGGGTGGAGCGGGTGCCGTTGTCCGAAGTGAGGAACTGGCTGGCGCGGTGGGCTCACGCGCCTCGAATGAAGGTGCAGCCGTGA
- a CDS encoding ATP-binding protein: protein MMEELPVASILLVDDHPANLVALEAALEPLGQRLVRARSGTEALKRISEEDFAVILLDVQMPELDGYQTARLIKSQERSRHVPLLFLTAIHRDERQMLRGYSQGAVDYLLKPLDPDVLRAKVGVFVDLHQRQEQLRRREARLREQERELLLRQSEANARAILEAMPQAVWASRTDEEEAWCNPAWEKLMGGRVSGAPRASFLEGLHPDERAVVEAGWREALRSGQPWEAQHRMGSEDSWRWYRLRVTPLPCAGHRCRGFLCTATDIDDERRSHLVSQLLSHASVMLSSSLDYHATLTRLAQLVVPRFADWCTVDVLEEDRPGARLTRVAVAHVEGGKAERLLELHRRFPPRQGSPSGVGRVLDSGTPELLLDVPDSLLQRLATDAEHAALLREVGFSSCIHVPMRARERNFGVLTFVIASKRHRYDARDLALAEELGRRAAVAMDNALLYGEAQRAQRAAQEANRLKDEFLATLSHELRTPLTSILGWTQMLLKRDDLDEHGRRRGLAIIERNARVQRQLVEDLLDVSRITSGKLLLNLKEVALREVVEAALESVRPTAEMRGVRLMADLGPLSETVMADPTRLQQVLWNLLTNAIKFTDSGGCVALSAHPRGATVEVVVRDTGKGIPRELLPHVFERFRQGEIGREQGGLGLGLAIVRHLVELHGGSVEVASEGPGLGSTFTVRLPLRPARQEGLPGAEDTVRVPDLAEAKGNLLVSEELVSAVAALLGQAVH, encoded by the coding sequence ATGATGGAAGAACTTCCAGTCGCGAGCATCCTCCTGGTGGATGACCACCCGGCGAACCTGGTGGCCCTGGAGGCCGCCCTCGAGCCGCTGGGGCAGCGGCTGGTGCGGGCGCGCTCCGGCACGGAGGCGCTCAAGCGCATCTCCGAGGAGGACTTCGCCGTCATCCTCCTGGACGTGCAGATGCCGGAGCTGGACGGCTACCAGACGGCGCGCCTCATCAAGTCCCAGGAGCGCAGCCGCCACGTGCCGCTGCTGTTCCTCACGGCCATCCACCGCGACGAGCGGCAGATGCTGAGGGGCTACTCACAGGGCGCGGTGGACTACCTGCTCAAGCCGCTGGATCCGGACGTGCTGCGCGCCAAGGTGGGCGTCTTCGTGGATCTGCACCAGCGGCAGGAGCAGCTGCGCCGGCGCGAGGCGCGGCTGCGCGAGCAGGAGCGCGAGCTGCTGCTGCGCCAGAGCGAGGCGAACGCGCGCGCCATCCTGGAGGCCATGCCGCAGGCGGTGTGGGCCTCGCGGACGGATGAGGAGGAGGCCTGGTGCAACCCGGCCTGGGAGAAGCTGATGGGGGGCCGGGTGTCGGGCGCGCCGCGCGCCAGCTTCCTGGAGGGCCTCCACCCGGATGAGCGGGCGGTGGTGGAGGCCGGGTGGCGCGAGGCGCTGCGCTCCGGGCAGCCGTGGGAGGCCCAGCACCGCATGGGCAGCGAGGACTCCTGGCGCTGGTACCGGCTGCGGGTGACGCCGCTGCCCTGCGCGGGCCACCGGTGCCGGGGCTTCCTGTGCACGGCGACGGACATCGACGACGAGCGGCGCAGCCACCTTGTCTCCCAGCTGCTGTCCCACGCCAGCGTGATGCTGTCCTCCTCGCTGGACTACCACGCCACGCTCACGCGCCTGGCGCAGCTGGTGGTGCCGCGCTTCGCGGACTGGTGCACGGTGGACGTGCTGGAGGAGGACCGGCCCGGCGCGCGGCTGACGCGCGTGGCGGTGGCGCACGTGGAGGGCGGCAAGGCCGAGCGGCTGCTGGAGCTGCACCGGCGCTTCCCGCCGCGGCAGGGCAGCCCGTCCGGGGTGGGGCGGGTGCTGGACTCCGGCACGCCCGAGCTGCTGCTGGACGTGCCGGACTCGCTGCTGCAGCGGCTGGCCACGGACGCCGAGCACGCGGCGCTGCTGCGCGAGGTGGGCTTCTCTTCCTGCATCCACGTGCCCATGCGCGCGCGCGAGCGGAACTTCGGCGTGCTCACCTTCGTCATCGCCAGCAAGCGCCACCGCTATGACGCCAGGGACCTGGCCCTGGCCGAGGAGCTGGGCCGGCGCGCCGCGGTGGCCATGGACAACGCGCTGCTCTACGGCGAGGCCCAGCGCGCCCAGCGCGCGGCCCAGGAGGCCAACCGCCTCAAGGACGAGTTCCTCGCCACGCTCTCGCACGAGCTGCGCACGCCGCTGACGTCCATCCTCGGGTGGACGCAGATGCTGCTCAAGCGGGACGACCTGGACGAGCACGGCCGGCGCCGCGGCCTGGCCATCATCGAGCGCAACGCCCGGGTGCAGCGCCAGCTGGTGGAGGATCTGCTGGACGTCTCGCGCATCACCAGCGGCAAGCTGCTGCTGAACCTGAAGGAGGTGGCGCTGCGCGAGGTGGTGGAGGCGGCGCTGGAGAGCGTGCGGCCCACGGCGGAGATGCGCGGGGTGCGGCTCATGGCCGACCTGGGGCCGCTGAGCGAGACGGTGATGGCGGACCCCACGCGGCTGCAGCAGGTGCTGTGGAACCTGCTCACCAACGCCATCAAGTTCACCGACAGCGGCGGGTGCGTGGCGCTGAGCGCTCACCCCCGCGGCGCCACGGTGGAGGTGGTGGTGCGCGACACGGGCAAGGGCATCCCTCGCGAGCTGCTGCCCCACGTCTTCGAGCGCTTCCGCCAGGGAGAGATCGGCCGGGAGCAGGGCGGCCTGGGGCTGGGGCTGGCCATCGTGCGGCACCTGGTGGAGCTGCATGGAGGCTCGGTGGAGGTGGCGAGCGAGGGGCCCGGCCTGGGCTCCACCTTCACCGTCCGCCTGCCGCTGCGGCCAGCCCGTCAGGAGGGCCTGCCCGGCGCGGAGGACACGGTGCGGGTGCCGGACCTGGCGGAGGCCAAGGGCAACCTCCTGGTCTCCGAGGAGCTCGTCTCGGCCGTCGCCGCGCTGCTGGGGCAGGCCGTGCACTGA
- a CDS encoding hybrid sensor histidine kinase/response regulator has protein sequence MSAQPREKVPILLVDDQPEGLMALEATLAPLGQQLVTARSGREALRHLLHQDFAVVLLDVVMPEMDGFETAQLIREREKSRNTPILFLTALSRGEVPEFRAYAVGAVDYLLKPYEPDILRSKVSVFVDLFRKTEMLRRQAEALREAERREHERELAEARQRLEVERSRWREELLRKEMETGRNQQRWLEAVLAALPSPLALLEPGTGHILFSNRAAQELADGALLFREARRLHSDLVFTDAEGKALPDEALPAPRAARGELLSGLPVEWRRGERRGGALAFSTRLPPMHGRPETVLLALLDVTALQVTERNLQRAVRVRDDFLSMASHELRTPLTSLKVHIQGALRAALRRGEEPVPVAQHVAKLETLEQNVSRLAHLVDSLLDISRIKAGRLDFELAEVDLAAVVREVASRFGEEASRAGCPLTVRADNPVVGKWDRNRVDQVVTNLLTNALKYGAGAPVELSVREEAAHALLEVRDQGIGIREQDRHRIFERFERAVPHDNYSGFGLGLWIVHEIVTGLGGSVTVESHPGQGASFRVQLPWTREPQATEWRKAAQG, from the coding sequence GTGAGCGCGCAGCCCCGGGAGAAGGTCCCCATCCTGCTGGTGGACGATCAGCCCGAGGGGCTGATGGCGCTGGAGGCGACGCTGGCCCCGCTGGGGCAGCAGCTCGTCACCGCCCGCAGCGGCCGAGAGGCGCTGCGCCACCTGCTCCACCAGGACTTCGCGGTGGTGCTGCTGGACGTGGTGATGCCGGAGATGGACGGCTTCGAGACGGCCCAGCTCATCCGCGAGCGCGAGAAGAGCCGCAACACGCCCATCCTCTTCCTCACCGCCCTCTCGCGCGGCGAGGTGCCCGAGTTCCGCGCCTACGCGGTGGGCGCGGTGGACTACCTGCTCAAGCCGTACGAGCCGGACATCCTCCGCTCCAAGGTGAGCGTCTTCGTGGACCTGTTCCGCAAGACGGAGATGCTGCGCCGCCAGGCCGAGGCGCTGCGCGAGGCGGAGCGGCGCGAGCACGAGCGGGAGCTGGCCGAGGCCCGCCAGCGCCTGGAGGTGGAGCGCTCCCGGTGGCGCGAGGAGCTGCTGCGCAAGGAGATGGAGACGGGCCGCAACCAGCAGCGGTGGCTGGAGGCGGTGCTGGCCGCGCTGCCCAGTCCGCTGGCCCTGCTGGAGCCCGGCACCGGCCACATCCTCTTCAGCAACCGCGCCGCGCAGGAGCTGGCCGACGGCGCCCTGCTCTTCCGCGAGGCGCGGCGGCTGCACTCGGACCTGGTCTTCACCGACGCCGAGGGCAAGGCCCTGCCCGACGAGGCCCTGCCCGCACCGCGCGCCGCCCGGGGCGAGCTGCTCTCCGGCCTGCCCGTCGAGTGGCGCCGGGGCGAGCGGCGGGGCGGGGCGCTGGCCTTCTCCACCCGGCTGCCGCCCATGCACGGCCGCCCGGAGACGGTGCTGCTGGCCCTGCTGGACGTGACGGCCCTGCAGGTGACGGAGCGCAACCTCCAGCGCGCGGTGCGCGTGCGAGACGACTTCCTCTCCATGGCCAGCCACGAGCTGCGCACACCGCTCACCTCGCTCAAGGTCCACATCCAGGGCGCCCTGCGCGCCGCGCTCCGACGCGGCGAGGAGCCGGTGCCCGTGGCCCAGCACGTCGCGAAGCTGGAGACGCTCGAGCAGAACGTGAGCCGGCTCGCCCACCTGGTGGACAGCCTGCTGGACATCTCCCGCATCAAAGCGGGCCGCCTGGACTTCGAGCTGGCCGAGGTGGACCTGGCGGCGGTGGTGCGCGAGGTGGCCTCGCGCTTCGGGGAGGAGGCCTCGCGCGCGGGCTGCCCGCTCACGGTGCGGGCCGACAACCCCGTCGTCGGAAAGTGGGACCGCAACCGGGTGGATCAGGTGGTGACCAACCTGCTCACCAACGCCCTCAAGTACGGCGCCGGGGCCCCCGTGGAGCTCAGCGTCCGCGAGGAGGCCGCTCACGCCCTGCTCGAGGTGAGGGACCAGGGCATCGGCATCCGCGAGCAGGACCGGCACCGCATCTTCGAGCGCTTCGAGCGCGCCGTCCCCCATGACAACTACAGCGGCTTCGGGCTGGGGCTGTGGATCGTCCACGAGATCGTCACCGGCCTGGGCGGCTCCGTCACCGTGGAGAGCCACCCTGGCCAGGGAGCGAGCTTCCGCGTGCAGCTGCCCTGGACGCGAGAGCCCCAGGCGACCGAGTGGCGCAAGGCCGCCCAGGGGTGA
- a CDS encoding DUF5985 family protein, whose translation MLKPMINGALVMACLACALFFLRFWRASRDRLFAFFSLAFVVMGCNWLALTLLDVDDERRHYVYVIRLVSFLLILYAIWDKNRAGRGSSS comes from the coding sequence ATGCTCAAGCCCATGATCAACGGCGCGCTGGTGATGGCCTGCCTGGCGTGCGCCCTGTTCTTCCTGCGCTTCTGGCGGGCCTCGCGCGACAGGCTCTTCGCCTTCTTCTCGCTCGCCTTCGTGGTGATGGGCTGCAACTGGCTGGCCCTCACCCTGCTCGACGTGGACGACGAGCGGCGCCACTACGTCTACGTCATCCGACTGGTGTCCTTCCTGCTCATCCTCTACGCCATCTGGGACAAGAACCGGGCAGGGCGCGGTAGCAGCTCCTGA